Proteins encoded in a region of the Bradyrhizobium sp. CB3481 genome:
- a CDS encoding ABC transporter ATP-binding protein, whose amino-acid sequence MTTPAATDAPLLQVGTLTKTFGGFTALDNISVDIKKGERFGLIGPNGSGKTTLINCISGALRPQTGSVVFCGEDVTQLPPHLRARRGIARSFQIPRPFRSMTVLENLMVGLDFAGVGSGQIEEEAAMSILTRMGLAAKADAPSDTLSQVELRKMELARAMAVRPKLLISDEAMAGLSSSEVDEVLDLLISLGQEDITIIMIEHIMQAVMRFSERVMCLDAGKIIALGAPSEVMANKRVQEAYLGT is encoded by the coding sequence CCTGCAGGTCGGGACGCTGACAAAAACCTTCGGCGGCTTCACCGCGCTCGACAATATCAGCGTCGACATCAAAAAGGGCGAGCGCTTCGGCCTGATCGGCCCGAACGGCTCCGGCAAGACGACGCTGATCAACTGCATTTCCGGCGCGCTGCGCCCGCAGACGGGCAGCGTGGTGTTCTGCGGCGAGGACGTCACCCAGCTGCCGCCGCATTTGCGCGCACGCCGCGGCATCGCGCGCAGCTTCCAGATCCCGCGTCCCTTCCGGAGCATGACCGTGCTGGAGAACCTCATGGTCGGGCTCGACTTTGCCGGCGTCGGTTCGGGCCAGATCGAGGAAGAGGCCGCGATGTCGATCCTGACGCGGATGGGGCTTGCCGCGAAGGCCGATGCGCCCAGCGACACGCTGAGCCAGGTCGAGTTGCGCAAGATGGAGCTCGCCCGCGCCATGGCGGTGCGGCCAAAACTCCTGATCTCGGACGAGGCGATGGCCGGGCTGTCCTCATCAGAGGTCGACGAGGTGCTCGACCTGCTGATCAGCCTCGGCCAAGAAGACATCACCATCATCATGATCGAGCACATCATGCAGGCGGTGATGCGCTTCTCGGAACGGGTGATGTGCCTCGATGCCGGCAAGATCATCGCGCTCGGTGCGCCTAGCGAGGTGATGGCCAACAAGCGGGTGCAGGAGGCCTATCTTGGCACTTAG
- a CDS encoding ABC transporter ATP-binding protein — MALSLAIEKLDAGYGAVKALRGVTLHVEAGETVALLGTNGNGKSTLMKCVMGLVRPDSGRLSLIIDGVAHDLTKLSPEAIVDLGVALVPEGRRLFPKLTVTENLMLGAFRKAARATIDGNLALVFDTFPVLKERRHQLAGTMSGGQQQMLAIARALMSSPRLLLIDEPSVGLSPLLVSQTIAKIGELKQRVGLTVLMAEQNFNQAIRIADRGYIIVHGEIAVSAQSVDELKANDIVKRLYLGGVV; from the coding sequence TTGGCACTTAGCCTTGCCATTGAGAAGCTCGATGCGGGTTACGGCGCGGTCAAGGCGCTGCGCGGCGTCACGCTGCATGTGGAGGCCGGCGAGACCGTTGCTTTGCTCGGCACCAATGGCAATGGCAAGAGCACGCTGATGAAATGCGTGATGGGCCTGGTGCGACCGGACAGCGGCCGGCTCTCGCTCATCATCGACGGCGTGGCGCATGACCTGACAAAACTGTCGCCCGAGGCGATCGTCGATCTCGGCGTCGCGCTGGTGCCGGAGGGACGGCGGCTGTTTCCCAAGCTGACGGTGACGGAAAACCTGATGCTGGGCGCCTTCCGCAAGGCCGCGAGGGCCACGATCGACGGCAACCTCGCGCTCGTCTTCGATACTTTCCCGGTGCTGAAGGAGCGGCGCCACCAGCTCGCCGGCACCATGTCCGGCGGCCAGCAGCAGATGCTGGCGATCGCCCGTGCGCTGATGTCCTCGCCGCGCCTCCTGCTGATCGACGAGCCGTCGGTCGGCCTCTCGCCGCTATTGGTGTCGCAGACCATCGCCAAGATCGGCGAGCTCAAGCAGCGTGTCGGCCTGACCGTGCTGATGGCAGAGCAGAATTTCAACCAGGCGATCCGGATCGCCGACCGCGGCTACATCATCGTCCACGGCGAGATCGCGGTATCCGCGCAGTCGGTCGACGAGCTCAAGGCCAACGACATCGTCAAGCGGCTCTATCTCGGCGGCGTCGTTTGA
- a CDS encoding acetoacetate decarboxylase — MKIDDVRRTAYSMPLTNPSFPRGPYRFFNREYFIVTYRTDPEALAAVVPEPLEVADAVVKYEFIRMPDSTGFGDYTETGQVIPVRFKGEEGVYVHSMYLDDEGPIAGGRELWGFPKKLASPKIAVESDVLVGTLHYGSVLCASATMGYKHRPVDHDAVLKGMKAPNFMLKIIPHVDGSPWICELVRYYLEDINLKEAWTGPAALGLFPHALADVARLPVREVVSALHFKADLTLGLGTVAFDYMAR, encoded by the coding sequence ATGAAGATCGATGACGTCAGGCGAACCGCCTATTCGATGCCGCTGACCAACCCGTCGTTTCCGCGGGGACCGTACCGGTTCTTCAACCGCGAATATTTCATCGTCACCTATCGCACCGATCCCGAGGCGCTGGCCGCCGTGGTGCCCGAGCCGCTCGAAGTCGCGGACGCCGTCGTCAAGTACGAATTCATCCGTATGCCCGACTCGACCGGCTTCGGCGATTACACCGAGACCGGGCAGGTCATCCCGGTCCGTTTCAAGGGCGAGGAGGGCGTCTACGTTCATTCGATGTATCTGGACGACGAAGGGCCGATCGCGGGCGGCCGCGAGCTCTGGGGCTTTCCCAAGAAGCTGGCGTCGCCGAAGATCGCCGTCGAGAGTGACGTACTGGTTGGCACGCTACATTACGGCTCGGTGCTCTGTGCCTCCGCCACCATGGGCTACAAGCATCGTCCGGTCGATCATGATGCGGTGCTCAAGGGCATGAAGGCGCCGAACTTCATGCTCAAGATCATCCCGCACGTCGACGGCAGTCCGTGGATTTGCGAGCTGGTGCGCTATTATCTCGAGGACATCAATCTGAAGGAGGCCTGGACCGGCCCTGCGGCGCTCGGCCTATTCCCGCATGCGCTCGCCGACGTCGCCCGCCTGCCGGTGCGCGAGGTGGTCTCTGCGCTGCATTTCAAGGCCGATCTGACACTGGGGCTCGGGACGGTCGCGTTCGATTATATGGCGCGGTGA
- a CDS encoding homospermidine synthase — MSPAAQIYAKITGPIVMVGFGSIGKGTLPLIERHLDYDKSRVTVIDPKDEGRKAHCEKHNVRFIQKGVTRDNYRELLIPLLTEGGGQGFCVNLSVDTGSTDIMELCNELGALYIDTVNEPWLGFYFDASKGPEARSNYALREVTLAAKKARPAGSTTAVSCCGANPGMVSFFVKQALLNVAADLKLNAPKPKTRAEWADLMRQAGVKGIHIAERDTQRSKKPKEPDVFVNTWSVEGFLSEGVQPSELGWGTHEKWMPENAHTHEAGCGAAIYLMQPGANTRVRTWCPTRGAQYGFLVTHNESISISDYFTVRDASGTAIYRPTCHYAYHPADDAVLSLHEMFGRAAKMQEKHHILDENEIVDGIDELGVLLFGHDNNAYWYGSQLSIEETRKLAPYQNATGLQVTSAVLGGMVWALENPNEGIVEADEMDFERLLEIQLPYLGPVKGFYTDWTPLTDRPGLFPEDIDTSDPWQFRNILVR, encoded by the coding sequence ATGAGCCCCGCCGCGCAGATCTACGCGAAGATAACCGGTCCCATCGTCATGGTCGGCTTCGGCTCCATCGGCAAAGGCACGCTGCCCCTGATCGAGCGGCATCTCGACTACGACAAGTCGCGCGTCACCGTGATCGATCCCAAGGACGAGGGCCGCAAGGCGCATTGCGAGAAGCACAATGTACGCTTCATCCAGAAGGGCGTGACCCGGGACAATTATCGCGAGTTGCTGATCCCGCTGCTCACCGAAGGCGGCGGCCAGGGCTTTTGCGTCAACCTCTCGGTCGATACCGGCTCCACCGACATCATGGAGCTCTGCAACGAACTTGGCGCTCTTTATATCGACACCGTTAACGAGCCCTGGCTCGGCTTCTATTTCGATGCTTCGAAGGGCCCGGAAGCGCGTTCCAACTACGCCCTTCGCGAAGTGACGCTGGCCGCCAAGAAGGCGCGCCCCGCCGGCTCGACGACGGCCGTCTCCTGCTGTGGCGCCAATCCCGGCATGGTCTCCTTTTTCGTCAAGCAGGCGCTGCTCAATGTCGCCGCCGATCTGAAGCTCAATGCCCCCAAGCCGAAGACCAGGGCCGAATGGGCGGACCTGATGCGGCAGGCCGGCGTCAAGGGCATTCACATCGCCGAACGCGACACCCAGCGCTCCAAGAAGCCGAAAGAGCCTGATGTCTTCGTCAACACCTGGTCGGTGGAAGGCTTTCTGTCGGAAGGTGTGCAGCCGTCCGAGCTCGGCTGGGGTACCCATGAAAAATGGATGCCGGAGAATGCGCATACCCACGAAGCTGGCTGCGGCGCAGCCATCTATCTGATGCAGCCCGGCGCCAATACGCGCGTGCGCACCTGGTGCCCGACCCGCGGCGCGCAGTACGGCTTCCTCGTCACCCACAACGAGTCGATCTCGATCTCCGATTACTTCACGGTGCGTGACGCATCGGGCACGGCGATCTATCGGCCGACCTGCCACTATGCCTATCATCCGGCTGACGATGCTGTGCTGTCGCTGCACGAAATGTTCGGCCGCGCCGCGAAGATGCAGGAAAAACACCACATCCTCGATGAGAACGAGATCGTCGACGGCATCGACGAACTCGGCGTGCTGCTGTTCGGCCATGACAACAACGCCTACTGGTACGGCTCGCAGCTCTCGATCGAAGAGACCCGCAAGCTCGCGCCCTATCAGAACGCCACCGGCCTGCAGGTGACCTCCGCCGTGCTCGGCGGCATGGTGTGGGCGCTGGAAAACCCGAACGAAGGCATCGTCGAAGCCGACGAAATGGATTTCGAACGTCTGCTGGAAATCCAGTTGCCGTATCTCGGCCCGGTGAAGGGTTTTTACACCGACTGGACGCCGCTGACCGACCGTCCCGGCCTGTTCCCGGAAGACATCGACACATCCGATCCCTGGCAGTTCAGGAACATCCTAGTGCGCTGA
- a CDS encoding RidA family protein, which translates to MSRHLVSTGSPFEKAAGYSRAVIDGDFAFVAGTTGYDYATMTMPADVTSQSRNCFKTIEAALKEGGFAMADIVRATYYITDPKDADAHFAVCGEVLGDIRPAATLLVVAGLYKPEMKIEIEVTAKHRTA; encoded by the coding sequence ATGTCCCGACATCTCGTCTCCACCGGTTCGCCGTTTGAAAAGGCCGCCGGCTACAGCCGCGCCGTTATCGACGGCGATTTCGCCTTCGTCGCCGGCACCACCGGCTACGATTACGCCACCATGACGATGCCGGCTGACGTCACGAGCCAGTCACGGAACTGCTTCAAGACCATCGAAGCCGCACTGAAGGAAGGCGGTTTCGCGATGGCCGACATCGTCCGCGCGACCTACTACATCACCGATCCAAAGGACGCGGATGCCCACTTCGCCGTCTGCGGCGAGGTCCTCGGCGACATCCGCCCGGCTGCAACGCTGCTGGTCGTTGCGGGGCTCTACAAGCCCGAGATGAAGATCGAAATCGAAGTGACCGCGAAGCACCGCACTGCCTGA
- a CDS encoding N-acetyltransferase — translation MTALRKTTTLVSDAARFAIRAERASDVAARETLLDACFGANRHMRTCQRLRDGRAPAEGLAFSAVAAGRLVGTLRLWHVSAGGVPALMLGPLAVEASSRQHGAGAALMAHALAAARARGHRAVILLGDAPYYARFGFSAAKTGQLSLPGAFERERLLGLELAEGALDGAWGMIAATGKPLLKPRAARSRKTKALLVPRVA, via the coding sequence ATGACTGCTTTGCGGAAGACCACCACCCTAGTCTCCGACGCCGCCCGGTTCGCGATCCGTGCTGAGCGGGCCTCGGACGTCGCGGCGCGCGAGACGCTGCTGGATGCCTGCTTTGGCGCAAACCGCCATATGCGCACCTGCCAGCGCCTGCGCGACGGACGTGCACCCGCCGAAGGCCTCGCCTTTTCGGCCGTGGCGGCGGGACGGCTGGTCGGTACGTTGCGGTTGTGGCACGTCAGCGCCGGGGGCGTCCCGGCGCTCATGCTTGGCCCGCTGGCGGTTGAGGCTTCCTCCCGCCAGCACGGGGCCGGGGCCGCGCTGATGGCCCACGCGCTCGCGGCGGCGAGGGCGCGGGGCCATCGCGCGGTCATCCTGCTGGGCGACGCGCCCTATTACGCCCGCTTCGGCTTCTCGGCCGCGAAGACCGGCCAATTGTCGCTGCCGGGCGCGTTCGAGCGCGAGCGCCTGCTCGGCCTCGAGCTCGCTGAGGGCGCGCTGGATGGCGCCTGGGGCATGATTGCCGCGACCGGAAAGCCGCTGCTCAAACCAAGGGCTGCCCGGAGCCGGAAGACGAAGGCGTTGCTCGTCCCGCGCGTGGCCTGA
- a CDS encoding type III PLP-dependent enzyme yields the protein MTERIQEFLRNRRSEGLDTEPCLVVDLEVVRDNYQTFAKALPDSRVFYAVKANPAPEVLQLLASMGSCFDTATVAEIEMALAAGATPDRISFGNTIKKERDIARAFALGIRLFAVDCAAEVEKIARAAPGAKVFCRILYDCAGAEWPLSRKFGCDPEMAVEVLDLAKRLGLEPVGISFHVGSQQRKVKAWDRALAMASTVFRDCAERGISLSMVNMGGGFPTRYLKDVPPVVQYGRSIFRSLRKHFGNQIPETIIEPGRGMVGNAGIIETEVVLISRKSDEDEVRWVYLDIGKFGGLAETMDESIRYAIRTPHDGAEMTPCVLAGPTCDSADVLYEKLPYPLPVTLEIGDKLLIEGTGAYTSTYSSVAFNGIPPLRTYHI from the coding sequence ATGACCGAACGTATTCAGGAATTCCTGCGCAACCGCCGCAGCGAGGGCCTCGACACCGAGCCGTGCCTCGTCGTCGACCTCGAAGTCGTGCGCGACAACTACCAGACCTTTGCCAAGGCGCTGCCGGACAGCCGCGTGTTCTACGCCGTGAAGGCGAACCCGGCGCCCGAAGTGCTGCAGCTGCTCGCCTCGATGGGCTCCTGCTTCGACACCGCGACGGTTGCCGAGATCGAGATGGCGCTGGCCGCCGGTGCGACGCCGGACCGCATCTCCTTTGGCAATACGATCAAGAAGGAGCGCGACATCGCGCGCGCCTTCGCGCTCGGCATTCGCCTGTTCGCGGTCGACTGCGCCGCCGAGGTCGAGAAGATCGCCCGCGCCGCCCCCGGCGCCAAGGTGTTCTGCCGCATCCTCTATGACTGCGCCGGCGCCGAGTGGCCGCTGTCGCGCAAGTTCGGCTGCGACCCGGAGATGGCGGTCGAGGTGCTCGACCTCGCCAAGCGTCTGGGCCTGGAGCCGGTCGGCATCTCGTTCCATGTCGGCTCGCAGCAGCGCAAGGTGAAGGCGTGGGACCGCGCGCTGGCGATGGCCTCGACGGTGTTCCGCGACTGCGCCGAGCGCGGGATCAGCCTGTCCATGGTCAACATGGGCGGCGGCTTCCCGACCCGGTACCTCAAGGACGTTCCGCCGGTCGTGCAGTACGGCCGGTCGATCTTCCGTAGCTTACGCAAGCATTTCGGCAACCAGATCCCGGAGACGATCATCGAGCCGGGCCGCGGCATGGTCGGAAATGCCGGGATCATCGAGACCGAAGTCGTCCTGATCTCCAGGAAGAGCGACGAGGATGAGGTGCGCTGGGTGTATCTCGACATCGGCAAGTTCGGCGGTCTCGCCGAGACGATGGACGAGTCGATCCGTTACGCCATCCGTACGCCGCATGACGGCGCGGAGATGACGCCGTGCGTGCTCGCCGGGCCGACCTGCGACAGCGCCGACGTGCTGTACGAGAAGCTGCCGTATCCGCTTCCGGTGACGCTCGAGATTGGCGACAAGCTGCTGATCGAAGGCACCGGAGCCTATACGTCGACCTACTCGTCGGTAGCGTTCAACGGCATCCCGCCGCTGCGGACCTACCACATCTGA